Proteins encoded together in one uncultured Desulfosarcina sp. window:
- a CDS encoding sodium:solute symporter family protein produces the protein MKSIEIAIVVAYCVFIIGIGFFFKNRAGRSAGGFWSAETNIGVVVNAFALLATVMSGGGMMGNIGLAAGLGIPFILSANLGSGTGLGVGSLLVAKPMRKAGAKTVAEFIKMRFPNRAICYLVPIIVAITYIIYLVAQMKASGTVGQYLLGVNYNTGLVVTWLIFTFYVAIGGMLAVTWADFIQGMLMMLVVVASAGAALVHFGGFEATMATAVSNFENIGTIYMPISAYAAFFLLWVCVGLCSPHILMRVSTTKNPFGARVSLNGGMILITLFSILTSIVLGAATRAAIGPAQVPNPDAAFLMLLDVIFSPFWKGLAAAAIFSAIMSTAAGLLLAAAASIANDIIVNLHKTDMSPEKQATLGRFTVFAVSVVVLMLSFNPPTYLTLLYSAAMGFLVSGLMVPLLAGLWWKGTTETGALVSIIVGATTYAVCFFAFDMPKFTEIFVALPIAAICIVAVSFASKVSSPEILSQVEEWHA, from the coding sequence ATGAAATCCATAGAGATAGCCATTGTGGTCGCTTATTGCGTATTTATCATCGGTATTGGATTCTTTTTTAAAAACCGGGCAGGACGCTCCGCAGGCGGCTTTTGGTCCGCTGAAACCAATATCGGCGTGGTTGTCAATGCGTTTGCTTTATTGGCGACCGTTATGAGCGGCGGAGGAATGATGGGAAACATCGGTCTTGCGGCCGGCCTGGGCATTCCTTTCATCCTTTCAGCAAATCTGGGTTCCGGGACGGGACTGGGCGTCGGCTCCCTGCTGGTCGCAAAGCCCATGCGCAAGGCTGGCGCCAAAACCGTGGCCGAGTTCATTAAAATGAGATTTCCAAACCGTGCGATATGCTACCTGGTTCCCATTATCGTGGCCATTACCTATATCATTTATCTTGTGGCACAGATGAAGGCTTCCGGAACGGTTGGCCAGTATTTACTGGGTGTAAACTACAATACGGGTTTGGTGGTGACCTGGTTGATTTTTACCTTTTATGTCGCTATCGGCGGAATGCTTGCCGTGACATGGGCCGATTTTATTCAAGGCATGTTGATGATGCTGGTTGTTGTTGCCAGCGCCGGCGCAGCGCTGGTGCATTTTGGAGGGTTCGAGGCAACAATGGCTACGGCGGTAAGCAATTTTGAAAATATCGGTACGATATATATGCCGATTTCTGCATATGCCGCATTTTTTCTCCTATGGGTTTGCGTCGGATTGTGTTCCCCTCATATTCTGATGCGTGTGTCAACGACCAAAAATCCGTTCGGAGCACGTGTTTCGCTGAACGGTGGAATGATACTGATTACGCTTTTTTCCATCCTCACCAGTATTGTTCTCGGCGCCGCAACCCGTGCCGCCATCGGACCTGCCCAGGTTCCCAATCCGGATGCCGCCTTTTTAATGCTGCTGGATGTTATCTTCAGCCCATTCTGGAAGGGACTGGCCGCAGCAGCGATCTTCTCTGCGATCATGTCCACGGCGGCAGGCCTGCTCCTCGCCGCTGCCGCCTCCATCGCAAATGACATCATCGTTAACCTGCACAAAACGGATATGTCTCCGGAAAAGCAGGCAACCCTCGGTAGGTTCACCGTCTTTGCCGTATCCGTGGTGGTATTGATGCTTTCTTTTAATCCGCCGACATATCTGACGCTATTGTACAGTGCAGCGATGGGTTTTTTGGTGTCCGGATTAATGGTACCGCTTCTGGCAGGGCTTTGGTGGAAGGGAACCACGGAAACCGGAGCCCTGGTTAGTATCATCGTTGGCGCCACCACTTATGCGGTCTGCTTTTTTGCCTTCGATATGCCTAAATTCACAGAAATTTTTGTGGCATTGCCCATCGCTGCGATATGTATCGTGGCGGTGAGCTTCGCAAGCAAAGTATCCTCACCGGAAATACTCAGTCAAGTTGAAGAGTGGCATGCTTAA
- a CDS encoding AMP-binding protein, whose protein sequence is MNKRYHSPSLPRQLELRAKKPLHEYIKDHAQRTPDKPALIYYGTEITYRELDRSVECCANMLANYGVRKGDAVALYMQNSPQFVFAFFGIQRIGAIVGPCSPMFKEWELEYEVNELRAKVILADETSYSVIANIKENTTLEKIVLTRHSDFLPENPTLLLPEELKNCRPATDEYPEGTINFMAAIRSLEPKAPEVAIDVEKDIALLIFTSGTTGMPKGAMLNYYSALYKGVGVGQAYHMGEFDVYLNTQPLFHIAGMAMFHAQMYNGSTVILLNRYTPESVMAAIDTYQCNRWYSTAIMNDQILNHPDLDNYNLTSIRINPCTSFGIQLTEDLARKWAEKTKGGILLEAAYGLSESHTMDTTMPLERIKYGTHGVSFFDDMEIKILNFETREECEPNEMGEILLRNPAIFKGYLRNQEKTDEVLKDGWLYTGDMGKLDDEGFLTWMGRKKEMIKSSGFSVFPEEVEGFLVKHPAVAQVAVIGKDDPKREQIVKAFVVLEGSYTGPISEKEIIEWCHDKMASYKRPREVEFIKSIPTSGPGKILRRILAEEEAKKSS, encoded by the coding sequence ATGAACAAACGGTACCACTCCCCTTCACTACCCAGGCAACTCGAACTTAGAGCGAAGAAGCCTCTCCACGAGTACATTAAGGATCATGCGCAACGTACGCCGGATAAACCAGCGCTGATCTACTACGGTACCGAGATTACATACCGTGAGCTTGATCGCAGCGTTGAATGCTGCGCCAATATGCTGGCAAATTATGGGGTGCGCAAAGGTGATGCCGTGGCGCTGTACATGCAAAACAGCCCACAGTTTGTTTTCGCATTTTTCGGCATCCAGCGTATTGGGGCAATCGTCGGCCCATGCAGTCCCATGTTCAAGGAATGGGAGCTTGAATACGAAGTCAACGAACTGCGCGCCAAGGTAATCCTGGCGGATGAAACTTCGTATTCGGTGATCGCCAATATCAAGGAAAATACAACCCTTGAGAAAATAGTGCTAACCCGACACTCCGATTTCCTGCCTGAGAACCCGACACTTCTCTTGCCGGAGGAGCTGAAAAATTGTCGCCCTGCAACAGATGAATACCCCGAAGGGACAATAAACTTCATGGCCGCGATACGGTCCCTTGAACCCAAGGCGCCCGAAGTAGCGATAGATGTCGAAAAGGATATCGCCCTTTTGATTTTTACCTCCGGAACCACCGGAATGCCCAAAGGGGCCATGTTGAATTACTACAGCGCACTCTACAAGGGCGTAGGGGTTGGGCAGGCGTATCACATGGGGGAATTCGATGTTTACCTCAATACCCAGCCTCTATTTCACATTGCCGGGATGGCTATGTTTCATGCCCAGATGTACAACGGCAGCACCGTCATTCTGTTGAATCGGTACACGCCCGAATCCGTAATGGCAGCAATTGACACCTACCAGTGCAACCGCTGGTACTCCACGGCCATTATGAACGATCAGATCCTCAACCATCCCGATCTGGATAACTATAACCTGACATCTATACGTATCAATCCCTGCACCAGTTTCGGCATCCAGTTGACCGAGGATCTGGCCCGGAAATGGGCAGAAAAAACAAAAGGGGGGATCCTGCTGGAAGCTGCCTATGGATTGAGCGAGAGCCATACCATGGACACGACCATGCCCTTGGAGCGGATTAAGTACGGAACGCACGGCGTGTCTTTTTTTGACGACATGGAGATCAAGATCCTCAATTTTGAGACCCGTGAGGAATGCGAGCCCAACGAGATGGGAGAAATTCTTCTGCGAAATCCTGCAATTTTCAAAGGCTATTTAAGAAATCAGGAAAAAACGGATGAAGTACTCAAGGACGGATGGTTGTACACCGGCGATATGGGCAAACTTGACGATGAGGGATTCCTTACTTGGATGGGGCGGAAAAAAGAGATGATCAAATCCTCGGGATTCAGCGTATTTCCCGAAGAAGTTGAAGGGTTCCTGGTCAAGCATCCCGCTGTGGCTCAGGTCGCGGTTATCGGTAAAGACGATCCCAAGCGGGAGCAGATCGTCAAAGCATTTGTTGTGCTGGAAGGCAGCTACACCGGTCCCATTTCGGAAAAGGAAATTATCGAATGGTGTCATGACAAGATGGCCAGCTACAAACGTCCGCGGGAGGTCGAGTTCATCAAGTCCATCCCCACGAGCGGCCCGGGTAAGATTCTAAGGCGTATACTCGCAGAGGAAGAAGCAAAAAAATCATCTTAA
- a CDS encoding enoyl-CoA hydratase/isomerase family protein, whose product MSNFIRTEIEGNVAFIVVDRPQKMNALNTAILKELLNCLDSVDRNDDIRVVVLRGEGEKAFIVGADIQELANMSAYEYREFGMLFTSISERIMTLSKPVIAAVNGVAFGGGCLVAISCDLVVADAGARFGFQEVNLGFMGATGMLPKLVGKHRAAEITMLGGTLSAKEAHGMGLVNKIADDGELEAVVDEISRRLIEQSSMALHLIKRSLLVALDAGLSVSSRYETELSSICVAGDPAQRRIARYLQR is encoded by the coding sequence ATGTCAAATTTTATACGCACAGAAATTGAAGGAAATGTTGCCTTTATTGTTGTTGATAGGCCTCAAAAAATGAATGCTTTAAACACGGCGATTTTGAAAGAGCTGTTGAACTGCCTGGATTCGGTCGACCGGAATGACGATATTCGTGTGGTGGTCCTTCGAGGAGAAGGTGAAAAAGCCTTCATCGTAGGCGCTGATATTCAGGAATTGGCCAACATGAGCGCTTATGAATACCGAGAATTCGGCATGCTGTTCACGAGCATCTCAGAGCGGATTATGACGCTTTCCAAGCCGGTGATCGCCGCCGTGAATGGGGTCGCTTTTGGTGGCGGCTGTCTTGTGGCCATTTCATGCGATCTGGTGGTTGCTGATGCGGGAGCACGATTTGGATTCCAGGAGGTGAATCTTGGCTTCATGGGGGCTACTGGAATGCTGCCGAAGCTGGTGGGGAAACATCGGGCCGCTGAAATCACTATGCTCGGTGGAACGTTAAGCGCCAAAGAGGCGCATGGAATGGGACTGGTCAACAAAATTGCAGATGATGGCGAACTGGAGGCTGTTGTCGATGAGATTAGCCGGCGACTTATCGAACAATCCTCTATGGCATTGCATCTGATCAAGCGCTCCCTGCTGGTGGCTTTAGATGCCGGCTTGAGCGTTTCAAGTCGATACGAAACTGAGCTTTCCAGCATTTGTGTGGCCGGCGATCCTGCCCAGCGCCGGATCGCACGCTACCTCCAACGATAA
- a CDS encoding SDR family oxidoreductase codes for MIEIPATIKNKKLVARRREQLIKSGIKLFGRKGFHSTTLKDIAEDAGVSYGNIYCYVGSKEDIFFLIHDFLYRKSMDLFDRSIEDLKDPLERLRGIIGCEFKILDSWSDATLLMYQEAHILNETYLKELLQRERLRLERMETVIADCVDRGLLRPCNVRLTANLIKSMLDAWVLKRWDLRGHTSRREAEETIVDTIMNGLLKDRKEQTVSIAKHGIESNLALVANGGTILGKALCHFLQEKGLRVIAYVDQIVQSREYPDKEFDAMSLYSYENDGPLNAALIDRMEEENGPVEIYVHDLGVGNTEIDNTAERAFDASQWMNKNIFNAHQVMVHLREIMAKRSAGRILFMTPWAWDRHLDIAYYEATQAAIAALTQSFSCEMAPFGVNVNCIAPGFIKSVRPSPLELECSDELIKDVPRGCMGEIQDVLDAVWFFISNNSKYVTGQVMKISGGY; via the coding sequence ATGATAGAAATTCCGGCTACCATTAAAAATAAGAAGCTCGTTGCACGTCGGCGGGAACAGTTGATCAAATCAGGGATTAAGCTGTTCGGGCGGAAAGGGTTTCATAGCACAACTTTAAAGGATATCGCCGAGGATGCCGGCGTCAGTTACGGGAATATCTACTGCTATGTCGGCAGCAAGGAAGATATTTTCTTTTTGATCCATGATTTTCTTTACCGAAAATCCATGGATTTGTTTGACCGAAGTATTGAAGACCTCAAAGATCCCCTCGAAAGACTGCGTGGGATAATTGGATGCGAATTTAAAATCCTGGATAGTTGGAGTGATGCGACACTCTTGATGTACCAGGAAGCCCACATTCTGAATGAAACCTACCTTAAGGAATTGCTCCAGCGCGAGAGATTACGTCTGGAAAGAATGGAAACGGTTATCGCCGATTGCGTTGACCGGGGTTTGCTCAGACCATGCAACGTGCGATTGACCGCAAACCTCATTAAGTCGATGCTGGATGCATGGGTCCTCAAACGCTGGGACCTGCGTGGACATACGAGCAGGCGGGAGGCCGAAGAAACCATCGTTGATACTATTATGAATGGACTGCTGAAGGACCGAAAAGAGCAGACGGTTTCTATCGCGAAACATGGCATCGAGAGCAATCTGGCGCTGGTAGCAAATGGCGGAACCATCCTCGGAAAAGCGCTTTGCCATTTCCTTCAGGAAAAAGGGCTGCGTGTAATCGCCTATGTGGACCAAATCGTACAAAGCCGGGAGTATCCAGACAAAGAATTCGATGCCATGAGTTTGTATAGCTACGAAAACGACGGACCGTTAAACGCAGCGCTAATTGATCGAATGGAAGAGGAAAACGGTCCGGTGGAAATATACGTACACGATTTAGGTGTAGGGAACACGGAAATAGACAACACGGCGGAAAGGGCTTTTGATGCGAGTCAATGGATGAATAAGAATATCTTCAATGCCCATCAGGTCATGGTTCATCTGCGAGAGATAATGGCCAAACGGTCGGCTGGAAGAATTTTGTTCATGACTCCCTGGGCCTGGGATCGGCACCTCGACATCGCCTACTATGAGGCCACGCAGGCTGCGATAGCGGCCCTGACTCAATCTTTTTCATGTGAAATGGCGCCATTCGGCGTCAACGTAAACTGTATCGCACCGGGTTTTATCAAATCCGTCAGGCCTTCACCCCTTGAACTTGAGTGTTCGGACGAGTTGATCAAAGACGTTCCACGGGGATGTATGGGAGAAATTCAAGATGTGCTGGATGCGGTTTGGTTTTTTATCTCCAACAATTCGAAGTATGTGACCGGCCAAGTTATGAAGATCAGCGGAGGATATTAA
- the tkt gene encoding transketolase — translation MRKGSSQKQPTTAELCINTIRTLSIDAVQKANSGHPGAPMGLAPAGYTLWTRVMKHNPKNPDWPDRDRFVLSGGHASMLLYSLLHLTGYELSLEEIENFRQWGSKTPGHPEYGHTPGVETTTGPLGQGFANAVGMAMAERHLAANFNRPGHEIVDHYTYVMCGDGDLMEGVASEAASLAGHLGLGKLICLYDDNGISIEGTTGIAFTENVAKRFDAYRWQVIKVKDGSDPDAIEKALLAAKSETKKPTLVMLKTHIAHGSPNKQDTADAHGSPLGEEEIELTKKALGWKSKQPFTIPKKALTTFRKCIKAGEKAEDRWKKAYQKYIKNYPDLAEGWVNALTRFIPRNWDKNLPRFLPEDGPLATRAASGKVLNAAAAIFPSMMGGSADLAPSNKTFIDGSPEFQKNSYDGRNIRFGVREFAMGAVMSGMFLHGGVRPYGGTFLVFADYVRPAIRVAALMKLPVIYVFTHDSVAVGEDGPTHQPVEHLASLRAIPNLTAIRPADATETAEAWRKAITMNDRPVALILSRQKLPILDAKQTARGVDQGAYILSNCKGRAQLLLIATGAEVHITLEAQQILAEKGVAARVINMPSWEIFEEQSEDIKKRILPPTLKNRIAVEAGISMGWERYVGPQGKVIGIDRFGASAPGGTVLQKYGFTADKIVATALEMLKK, via the coding sequence ATGCGCAAAGGCAGTTCCCAAAAGCAGCCGACTACCGCCGAACTTTGCATCAACACCATCCGCACCCTCTCCATAGACGCGGTCCAGAAGGCCAATTCCGGCCATCCGGGAGCGCCCATGGGGCTGGCCCCGGCCGGCTATACACTATGGACCCGGGTGATGAAACACAATCCGAAAAACCCGGACTGGCCCGACCGCGACCGATTCGTGCTTTCCGGCGGCCACGCCTCCATGCTGCTTTACAGCCTTTTGCACCTCACCGGCTACGAACTGAGCCTCGAAGAAATCGAAAACTTCCGGCAGTGGGGCAGCAAAACCCCCGGCCATCCCGAATACGGCCACACACCCGGCGTGGAGACGACAACGGGGCCTTTGGGTCAGGGATTCGCCAACGCCGTGGGCATGGCCATGGCCGAACGACACCTGGCCGCCAACTTCAACCGGCCCGGCCATGAAATCGTCGATCACTACACCTACGTGATGTGCGGAGACGGCGATCTTATGGAAGGGGTGGCTTCCGAAGCGGCCTCCCTGGCCGGTCACCTGGGACTGGGCAAGCTCATTTGCCTGTACGACGATAACGGCATCTCCATCGAAGGCACCACCGGCATCGCTTTTACGGAAAATGTGGCCAAACGTTTCGACGCCTATCGCTGGCAGGTCATTAAGGTCAAAGACGGCAGCGACCCCGACGCCATCGAAAAGGCCCTTCTGGCCGCCAAGTCTGAAACGAAAAAGCCGACGCTCGTCATGCTCAAAACCCATATCGCCCACGGCAGTCCCAACAAGCAGGATACTGCCGATGCGCACGGCTCGCCACTGGGTGAAGAAGAGATCGAACTCACCAAAAAAGCGCTGGGATGGAAGAGCAAACAGCCCTTCACCATCCCCAAAAAGGCGCTGACCACTTTTCGAAAATGCATCAAGGCCGGCGAAAAAGCCGAGGATCGATGGAAGAAGGCCTACCAGAAGTACATCAAAAATTATCCGGATCTGGCCGAAGGTTGGGTCAATGCCCTGACCCGATTTATTCCCAGGAATTGGGATAAGAATCTTCCCCGGTTCCTGCCGGAAGACGGCCCCCTGGCCACTCGGGCCGCATCGGGCAAGGTCCTGAACGCCGCCGCCGCCATATTTCCAAGCATGATGGGCGGCTCAGCGGATCTGGCGCCTTCCAACAAAACCTTTATCGACGGCAGCCCCGAGTTCCAGAAAAATTCCTACGACGGTCGCAACATCCGTTTCGGTGTACGGGAGTTCGCCATGGGGGCCGTTATGTCCGGCATGTTCCTGCACGGCGGCGTCCGTCCTTATGGCGGAACCTTTCTGGTGTTTGCCGACTACGTGCGCCCGGCCATTCGCGTGGCGGCCCTGATGAAGCTTCCGGTGATCTACGTCTTCACCCACGACAGCGTGGCCGTAGGCGAAGACGGCCCCACCCACCAACCCGTGGAGCACCTCGCCTCGCTGCGGGCCATCCCCAACCTGACGGCGATCCGTCCGGCAGACGCTACGGAAACCGCTGAAGCCTGGCGCAAAGCCATCACCATGAACGACCGGCCGGTGGCCCTGATTCTCAGCCGGCAGAAGCTGCCCATTCTCGACGCCAAACAGACCGCCCGCGGCGTGGATCAGGGGGCCTACATCCTGTCCAACTGTAAAGGCAGGGCCCAGCTTCTGCTCATCGCCACGGGCGCCGAGGTGCACATCACCCTCGAGGCGCAACAGATACTGGCGGAAAAAGGCGTCGCCGCCCGGGTGATCAACATGCCTTCCTGGGAAATCTTTGAAGAGCAGTCCGAGGACATTAAAAAGCGTATTCTGCCCCCGACCCTGAAGAACCGTATTGCCGTCGAAGCCGGCATTTCCATGGGTTGGGAGCGCTATGTCGGCCCGCAGGGCAAGGTCATCGGCATCGACCGATTCGGCGCCTCGGCACCGGGAGGAACGGTGCTGCAAAAATACGGGTTCACTGCCGACAAAATTGTTGCTACGGCCCTTGAGATGCTTAAAAAATAA
- a CDS encoding EF-hand domain-containing protein has protein sequence MMVSSVGSDPYSMRQMAPVGNRPGPSDMFDEIDKDGSGSVEEEEAETLAEMISEATGEDVSASDLMAYDEDGDGVLSEEETQAALEDYRPEGPPPDGMMARGDFDMSQLFSDTDEDEDGYLDETEAETIAEMISNATGEEITAESLIETYDEDGDGVLSEDETEAALEANRPEGPPPGGMMFGNVDEDEDETEAETLAEMISNATGEEITVESLIEAYDEDGDGALSEEETQAALEANRPEGPPPPPKMEKGGQQNVSWQAAAGIESYMTMADLGMNQDQSFVSSAMIGGNSAFQSSGTLMSVNTRV, from the coding sequence ATGATGGTCAGTAGTGTCGGTTCCGACCCATATTCAATGAGGCAAATGGCGCCTGTTGGCAACCGCCCGGGCCCGTCGGACATGTTCGACGAAATTGACAAAGATGGGAGCGGCAGCGTAGAGGAAGAAGAAGCGGAAACCCTTGCTGAGATGATCAGCGAGGCAACGGGCGAAGATGTTTCCGCGTCAGACCTGATGGCGTATGACGAAGACGGCGACGGCGTCCTCAGCGAAGAGGAAACCCAGGCGGCTTTGGAGGACTACCGGCCGGAGGGCCCGCCCCCGGACGGCATGATGGCCCGCGGCGATTTCGACATGTCACAGTTGTTCTCCGACACAGATGAAGATGAAGACGGCTACCTGGACGAAACCGAAGCGGAAACGATCGCTGAGATGATCAGCAATGCAACGGGCGAAGAGATAACGGCAGAATCGCTGATTGAAACGTATGACGAAGACGGCGACGGCGTCCTAAGCGAAGATGAGACCGAGGCGGCGTTGGAGGCCAACCGGCCCGAAGGCCCCCCGCCGGGCGGCATGATGTTCGGCAATGTCGATGAGGACGAGGACGAAACCGAAGCGGAAACGCTTGCTGAGATGATCAGCAATGCAACGGGCGAAGAGATAACGGTAGAATCGCTGATTGAGGCGTATGACGAAGACGGCGACGGCGCCCTCAGCGAAGAGGAAACTCAGGCGGCGTTAGAGGCCAACCGGCCTGAAGGACCGCCGCCACCCCCCAAAATGGAAAAAGGGGGTCAGCAGAACGTTTCATGGCAGGCAGCAGCCGGTATTGAAAGTTATATGACGATGGCTGATCTGGGTATGAATCAGGACCAATCCTTTGTCTCATCGGCGATGATTGGCGGCAATAGCGCTTTTCAGTCATCCGGTACGCTTATGTCCGTGAATACCCGTGTTTAA
- a CDS encoding formate dehydrogenase accessory protein FdhE, translating into MKKRPALESVIKPFGAVLRKRERVIDDIEAGLPPLAPDPEKNRRRPGVPMVADLSFTDLKPSLGKAYADLIPALNLAFPNLKADFSTIAAAIETGGLDLALLSEAYLENNAEAFQASGKTVELSEEGSLGFAVNWTLSAVLNAARIKWAASADLSSWAMGYCPFCGSMPAISYFARPEGPTNEFLSGGGGQKYLHCALCGSQWRFRRHRCPACDTEEKDHLHYYQESGEIGERIDVCRKCGHYLLGIDLREIAEPPSMDMAAVAMVHLDISAREKGFHPMTWTPWNRIG; encoded by the coding sequence TTGAAAAAACGACCCGCACTGGAATCCGTTATCAAACCCTTTGGCGCCGTATTACGCAAAAGGGAGCGGGTTATCGACGACATCGAAGCCGGTTTGCCGCCTTTGGCGCCCGACCCGGAAAAGAATCGCCGCCGGCCCGGTGTTCCCATGGTTGCGGATCTTTCTTTTACCGACTTGAAACCTTCCCTGGGAAAGGCGTACGCCGATCTGATCCCGGCCCTGAACCTGGCGTTTCCGAATTTGAAGGCAGACTTCTCAACCATCGCAGCCGCCATCGAAACGGGCGGATTAGACCTGGCCCTCCTTTCGGAAGCCTATCTGGAGAACAACGCCGAGGCTTTTCAGGCGTCGGGGAAAACGGTGGAACTATCGGAAGAAGGTTCCCTTGGATTTGCCGTCAACTGGACGCTGTCTGCGGTGCTCAACGCAGCCAGGATAAAATGGGCGGCATCGGCCGATCTCTCGTCCTGGGCGATGGGATACTGCCCCTTTTGCGGATCCATGCCCGCCATCAGCTATTTCGCCCGGCCTGAAGGACCGACCAACGAATTTCTCAGCGGCGGAGGCGGACAGAAATACCTGCATTGCGCCCTGTGCGGCAGCCAGTGGCGTTTCCGGCGTCACCGGTGCCCGGCATGCGATACCGAAGAGAAGGATCACCTGCACTACTACCAGGAATCCGGCGAAATCGGCGAACGCATCGACGTCTGCCGCAAGTGCGGCCACTATCTTCTGGGTATAGATTTGCGCGAAATCGCTGAGCCGCCTTCTATGGATATGGCTGCCGTCGCCATGGTCCATCTCGATATTTCAGCCAGGGAAAAGGGCTTTCATCCGATGACGTGGACGCCCTGGAACCGCATCGGCTGA
- a CDS encoding 4Fe-4S dicluster domain-containing protein, with translation MAKSFLIDTSRCTACRGCQIACKEWFELPANKTKQTGSHQNPPDLNPNNYKIVRFAEHLEGSTISWYFFPDQCRHCIDPPCVAVGGDIVEGAIIHDKQTGAVVYTDKTRQIDEDRFEEIREACPYNIPRRDPATGRISKCTMCNDRVVRGLLPVCVQVCPTGAMNFGEREEMLALARTRLARVKKEHPNAMLADPDDVNVIYLLVDDPMKYYEFSVAQFIPGLDRKAFLAKLGSPLRKGVRSLLRV, from the coding sequence ATGGCCAAATCATTTTTGATCGATACGTCCCGGTGTACGGCGTGCCGGGGCTGCCAGATCGCTTGTAAGGAGTGGTTCGAACTGCCGGCCAACAAAACCAAACAGACCGGCTCTCATCAAAACCCGCCGGATCTGAATCCCAACAACTATAAGATCGTGCGCTTTGCCGAACACCTGGAAGGCAGTACCATCAGCTGGTATTTTTTCCCCGACCAGTGCCGCCATTGCATCGATCCGCCCTGCGTGGCGGTGGGCGGCGATATCGTGGAAGGGGCCATCATCCATGACAAGCAGACCGGCGCCGTGGTTTACACGGATAAAACCCGCCAGATCGACGAAGATCGCTTCGAGGAGATTCGCGAGGCCTGTCCATACAATATTCCCCGGCGTGACCCCGCTACGGGCCGGATCAGCAAGTGCACCATGTGCAATGACAGGGTCGTTCGCGGCCTGCTTCCGGTTTGCGTTCAGGTGTGCCCCACGGGTGCCATGAACTTCGGCGAACGGGAAGAGATGCTGGCGCTGGCCCGAACGCGACTGGCCCGGGTGAAAAAGGAGCATCCCAACGCCATGCTGGCCGACCCGGACGACGTGAACGTGATCTACCTGCTCGTGGATGATCCAATGAAGTACTATGAGTTCAGCGTGGCCCAGTTCATACCGGGGCTGGACCGCAAAGCCTTTCTGGCCAAACTGGGATCTCCGCTGCGAAAAGGCGTCCGATCACTGCTGAGGGTCTAA